The Alphaproteobacteria bacterium DNA window GGCCCTGGAGCGGCGGCTCAGCGGCGACGGGCTGCGCCTCATCGGCGACCTGCAGCGGCAGGACGAGGCCGTGCTGGTGGCGCGCTACGGCCGCATCGGTAGCCGTCTCGCCCGCTTCAGCCATGGCCAGGACGACCGTCCCGTCAGCACCCACCGCCAGGCCAGGAGCATATCGGCCGAGACCACCTTCGCCCACGATCTGCGGGCGCCGGACGACTTGCAGCGCATGCTGTGGCCATTGTGCGAAAAGGTTGGTCGCCGTCTGCGCTCCGGCGACGTAGCCGGCCGCACAGTGACCCTGAAGCTGAAGACGGCGCGCTTTGCCAGCCGCACACGCCAGCTTCGCCTCCCCTTCCCGACGCAGCTTGCCGATACATTGTACCGGCACGGCAAGAGCCTGCTGGCGCACGAGGCGGACGGCACCTGGTTCCGCCTGATCGGCATCGGGGTGAGCGACCTTGGGCCCGGCCGAGACGCCGACCCGCCGGACCTGGCGGAGCCCGGTCGCGGCCGCCGCCGTGTGCTGGAGACGGCGCTGGACGATTTGCGAACAAGAATGGGCAGCGACGTGGTGCACCAGGGGCGCGGTCTGCCGGCCGGACGAAAGAGCGGGCCGCGACGGGCGCGAACGCCTTGACCCTAGTCTGACGCGCGGGAGCCGCCGGCCGCGGCACAGCCTTCGTCCGGCAGCGCCTCCAACGCCAGCAGGTCGCCCTCAACGACAGTCAGGCCGAGGTCGAGCATGAGATGATCGGCGACGCCATTGGTGAAATAGCGGCCGCCGATCTCAGCCAGGGGCGCCGGGCCGCTGTCGTCCGGATCGAACAGGGCCAGGGAAATCGGCCAGGCACGGCCGGCCAGCAGCGCCTGATCGCTACCTGGAGTGACCGGTGCACCGACCACCGCGGAGCCGAAATAGAGCGGCGTTTCCATGGCGTCACCGGTAAAGAGCGAGCGCTGATCGAACCGGGCGCCGTCTTTTACCGCCGCCAGCAGCGCCGCCGCATGACCCAGCGGGAACAAGGTTCCGGCAGGCAGGGCCACCACCAGGCGGCGCGGCGATTGAAAGATGGCCTGTCCGCCCTGCCCCGGCCCGGCCATGCGGGCCTGTCCGGCGATACGGCCCGCAACCGTGCCATTGACCCACACTTCATGGCGGAAGGTGTAGGTGAGGCCGTCCTGGGACTCGACGGTTTCAGAGAATGTGGTGAT harbors:
- a CDS encoding DUF1849 family protein; this encodes MDASVSVRSHPGPWLLENAVAMIIQAFVRRFRPPPACRRIALGAALALATAGVAATAGQAAAQGLVPHRALYSLTDTGATASHGATSASGIVRSETLSVCGDWRYNQTLDLVMTLSDGMLRRITTFSETVESQDGLTYTFRHEVWVNGTVAGRIAGQARMAGPGQGGQAIFQSPRRLVVALPAGTLFPLGHAAALLAAVKDGARFDQRSLFTGDAMETPLYFGSAVVGAPVTPGSDQALLAGRAWPISLALFDPDDSGPAPLAEIGGRYFTNGVADHLMLDLGLTVVEGDLLALEALPDEGCAAAGGSRASD